The following are encoded in a window of Prochlorococcus marinus str. MIT 1013 genomic DNA:
- a CDS encoding YciI family protein, with amino-acid sequence MPIFIKTEKFKEKTLGLSISERKKFLLMHKKWVIDISKSGHYIHSGYLINEQKKPGGGGLLIFEAKNYLTAKKLIENDPMIKHELVVWDLQEWISIDGSQPKFSNHLG; translated from the coding sequence ATGCCTATATTTATTAAGACAGAGAAGTTCAAAGAAAAAACCTTAGGATTATCAATTAGTGAAAGAAAAAAATTCTTATTAATGCATAAAAAATGGGTCATAGATATTAGTAAATCTGGACATTACATACATAGTGGATATTTAATAAATGAACAAAAAAAGCCAGGTGGAGGTGGTTTATTAATTTTTGAAGCGAAGAATTATTTAACAGCAAAAAAATTAATAGAAAATGATCCCATGATTAAGCATGAATTAGTTGTTTGGGATCTTCAAGAATGGATATCTATTGATGGGAGTCAACCAAAGTTTTCAAATCATCTTGGATGA